The Cohaesibacter gelatinilyticus genome contains a region encoding:
- a CDS encoding lipopolysaccharide biosynthesis protein, protein MTQLHPGSRASLESLKALFGNSVAKGILGTMALKAASAIIAFSLFTLAANASGAEEFGRFSIFFSVASLLSIVAAMGQELKVVRAWNQYMAQKQPALALGALRYGWILSLAGTAVVGLSFGAFLLADWNATPLQINGDWMLALATVAFLITNTLSLFSSHAARAIVSIRVGDGHHELTWRTLVITMLVASLIFGHSITTAEIFAVSAFGLMLVIAIQSVLISRKLSRELGPVKASYDVKTWTPRSIRLWFAAMMEATNQHLEVLLIGILLDPMAAGAYFVAARLANAFALAADGINTFGTRRVPGLYFTGQQRELSQTLRLMALMSLVIVAAGLGTVLLFGHWLLALFGTTYMDYHLVLIILSVGTAIAAAAGPAPSFLMITGHEDAYMKTVATSVVWRIIGFMLVIPAFGIVGAACVTASMLVLLSIYLNMQCRSKTGMDPSILRLLRKKADCIPDVSEQTTNPNALSAASIRPSPAE, encoded by the coding sequence ATGACCCAGCTACATCCCGGATCACGTGCGTCTCTGGAGAGTCTCAAAGCTTTATTTGGCAATAGTGTCGCCAAAGGTATCTTGGGTACCATGGCCCTGAAAGCCGCAAGTGCGATCATTGCCTTTTCTCTCTTCACCTTGGCTGCGAACGCGTCAGGGGCAGAGGAATTTGGACGTTTCTCAATCTTCTTCTCCGTGGCTTCATTGCTTTCCATTGTTGCCGCGATGGGGCAAGAGCTGAAAGTTGTGCGCGCCTGGAACCAATATATGGCGCAAAAGCAACCTGCTTTGGCTTTGGGGGCCTTGCGGTATGGCTGGATATTGAGCTTGGCCGGAACGGCTGTTGTCGGGTTGAGTTTTGGCGCATTCCTATTGGCTGATTGGAATGCCACTCCCTTGCAAATCAACGGCGACTGGATGCTTGCACTGGCGACTGTTGCCTTTCTGATCACCAATACATTGTCCTTGTTCAGTAGTCATGCCGCGAGAGCGATTGTCTCTATTCGCGTCGGAGATGGGCATCATGAATTGACCTGGCGTACGCTGGTTATCACAATGCTTGTTGCCAGCTTGATATTTGGGCATTCCATTACAACAGCTGAGATTTTTGCAGTATCAGCATTCGGATTGATGCTGGTCATCGCCATCCAGTCCGTTTTGATCAGCCGAAAATTGTCTCGAGAATTGGGGCCTGTAAAAGCAAGCTATGATGTAAAGACCTGGACGCCTCGCAGCATTCGTCTTTGGTTCGCTGCGATGATGGAGGCTACCAATCAGCATCTGGAAGTGCTGTTGATCGGAATATTGCTTGATCCCATGGCGGCAGGGGCATATTTCGTTGCAGCTCGCCTCGCCAACGCCTTTGCACTGGCGGCGGATGGTATCAACACATTTGGAACTCGTCGGGTTCCCGGCCTCTATTTTACCGGCCAGCAACGCGAGCTGTCTCAAACCCTGAGGCTCATGGCTCTGATGAGCTTGGTGATTGTTGCAGCCGGCCTTGGCACCGTTCTTCTATTTGGTCATTGGTTGCTTGCGCTCTTTGGCACCACTTACATGGACTATCACCTGGTTCTGATCATTCTATCGGTCGGCACCGCGATTGCGGCGGCTGCAGGGCCGGCTCCGTCCTTTCTGATGATCACAGGGCACGAAGATGCCTATATGAAGACGGTTGCGACCTCAGTCGTCTGGCGGATCATTGGTTTCATGCTGGTCATTCCGGCTTTCGGTATCGTCGGTGCGGCTTGTGTGACTGCCAGCATGCTGGTTCTCTTGTCTATTTATCTCAATATGCAATGTCGTTCAAAAACTGGCATGGATCCGTCCATTTTGCGTCTGCTTCGTAAAAAGGCGGACTGCATTCCGGATGTGAGTGAACAGACGACCAACCCCAATGCTCTCTCTGCCGCATCTATACGCCCCAGCCCGGCCGAATAA
- a CDS encoding acyl-CoA dehydrogenase family protein: MSDLDSILAAARTHAQDVISPQVHDWNEQGQWPRAASDQAAKDGLLGLYCPPEFGGQGLSLGDGIQVYEELGKGDGAYAFALSMHNICSFALCGFGTDAAKEKWAKDLTSGKKLAGFVLTEPQSGSDPMIMHTRANVDGNSGSYTISGRKAWVSLATEADVYFVVVKTSDEPGHKDMAMIAVPADAPGVSFGPRYETASFNFLPLADMYLDNVEVPAENIILPPGKGLSGSLMAIDIARASIASGCCGLMEAALDTALSFAKQRDMFGGKELDLEGIQWMMADIATDLEISRLLYKKAAGLVGTPDGPLAAAHAKRFAPDAALKAANACTQMLGGYGLLKQYDLDRLSRLAQMLKLVDGTTEIQRVVIARSLIKRSKGLNNVQMP; the protein is encoded by the coding sequence ATGAGCGATTTAGATAGCATTCTGGCCGCCGCCAGAACTCATGCGCAAGACGTCATCAGCCCGCAGGTTCATGACTGGAACGAACAAGGCCAATGGCCGCGCGCCGCTTCTGATCAAGCTGCAAAAGACGGACTTCTCGGGCTTTACTGCCCACCAGAATTTGGTGGACAAGGGTTGTCGTTAGGCGATGGTATTCAGGTTTATGAAGAATTGGGAAAAGGTGATGGAGCTTATGCCTTCGCACTTTCCATGCATAACATCTGCTCCTTTGCTCTTTGTGGTTTCGGAACCGATGCTGCCAAGGAAAAATGGGCGAAGGACCTCACCTCTGGCAAAAAACTGGCAGGCTTTGTTCTAACAGAGCCACAGTCAGGTTCGGACCCCATGATCATGCACACCAGGGCCAATGTGGATGGTAATTCCGGATCCTATACCATTTCCGGACGCAAAGCCTGGGTTTCTCTGGCAACGGAGGCTGATGTCTATTTTGTGGTGGTCAAAACCTCTGACGAACCGGGTCATAAAGATATGGCGATGATAGCAGTCCCTGCCGACGCACCCGGTGTGAGCTTTGGCCCACGCTATGAGACCGCTTCCTTCAACTTCCTGCCACTTGCCGACATGTATCTGGACAATGTGGAAGTGCCAGCCGAAAACATCATCCTTCCACCCGGCAAAGGTTTGTCCGGCTCCTTGATGGCCATTGACATTGCCCGGGCTTCCATTGCATCAGGCTGCTGCGGTCTTATGGAAGCGGCCCTTGATACAGCGCTCTCTTTTGCAAAGCAACGCGACATGTTTGGTGGCAAAGAACTGGATCTGGAAGGCATTCAATGGATGATGGCAGACATCGCCACCGATCTGGAGATTTCACGGCTACTCTACAAAAAGGCAGCTGGTCTTGTTGGAACTCCGGATGGTCCGCTGGCAGCAGCACACGCCAAGCGATTTGCCCCAGATGCTGCCTTGAAAGCGGCCAATGCCTGCACCCAGATGCTGGGTGGTTATGGCTTGCTCAAACAATATGATCTGGATCGACTGTCACGCCTTGCGCAGATGCTCAAATTGGTGGATGGCACGACAGAAATTCAGCGCGTTGTGATTGCCCGTTCATTGATCAAACGATCCAAAGGGCTGAATAATGTGCAGATGCCATAA
- a CDS encoding glycosyltransferase family 4 protein: protein MKMKKKILFIQTQAENAGAQEISRLVGEGLATKQHAVHHLFFYRKTDAYDHAPNTTILCDQRPSTPLAFAKFLIDLVKFIRDLKPDVVLTFQHYGNLFGGPAARLAGVPHVIANQVSAQATMNSVIRKLDMAMGSIGVFDSITVNSKDTAGEYGDFPKVYTKRIVHVPHGFKTKTSDLSKGCAREKYGLPSNATILGSVARLNVLKRLDIAIEVLSANPSWHLALGGQGPEEDNLRKQAKDLGVEDRVHFIGEMRSEQVGDFLKTLDLFIFPSQAETFGLAAVEAAQVGLPIVANDIPVLREVLQTDGVPCALFANSDDVASYVTAIEKLLSDPELVKQLATSAERLSRLYSLDTMVDHYEDLVLEQEQPLFMPMGQQA from the coding sequence ATGAAAATGAAAAAGAAAATCTTGTTCATTCAAACCCAGGCCGAGAATGCAGGCGCCCAGGAAATTTCGCGTCTGGTAGGTGAGGGGTTGGCGACCAAGCAACATGCAGTTCACCATCTTTTCTTTTATCGCAAGACCGATGCATATGATCATGCACCCAATACGACAATATTGTGTGATCAACGTCCGTCAACGCCACTGGCATTTGCAAAATTCCTGATTGATCTGGTCAAATTTATCCGCGATCTCAAGCCCGATGTTGTTTTGACTTTCCAGCATTATGGAAATTTGTTCGGCGGCCCTGCTGCTCGTCTGGCTGGAGTACCCCATGTTATTGCCAATCAGGTCTCGGCACAGGCAACCATGAATTCTGTGATCCGCAAGTTGGATATGGCAATGGGCTCCATTGGCGTGTTTGATTCCATAACGGTCAATAGCAAGGATACGGCGGGTGAATATGGTGATTTCCCGAAGGTTTATACCAAACGGATTGTTCATGTCCCCCATGGCTTCAAGACCAAAACCTCTGATCTGAGCAAAGGATGTGCCCGGGAGAAATATGGCCTTCCGTCAAATGCAACAATTTTGGGTTCTGTCGCAAGACTGAATGTGCTGAAGCGCCTTGATATCGCGATCGAAGTTCTTTCTGCCAATCCTTCTTGGCATCTGGCTTTGGGTGGACAAGGGCCGGAAGAAGACAATCTGCGTAAGCAAGCAAAAGATTTGGGGGTAGAGGATAGGGTTCACTTCATTGGCGAGATGAGGTCCGAGCAGGTCGGTGATTTCCTGAAGACATTGGATTTGTTCATTTTTCCATCGCAAGCAGAGACATTCGGTTTGGCTGCAGTGGAAGCTGCCCAAGTGGGGTTGCCAATCGTGGCAAATGATATACCGGTCTTGCGTGAAGTCTTGCAAACCGATGGGGTACCATGCGCACTATTCGCAAATAGCGATGATGTTGCAAGTTATGTCACTGCCATCGAAAAATTGCTGTCTGATCCGGAACTGGTGAAGCAACTTGCTACCTCGGCGGAACGGTTAAGCCGGCTCTATTCGCTAGACACCATGGTTGATCATTATGAAGATCTGGTTCTGGAACAAGAACAACCGCTCTTCATGCCCATGGGGCAACAAGCCTGA
- a CDS encoding AAA family ATPase, whose product MVLCAHIRLGTKNRSILSLEALRQHGLHVVGATFIGKTNDDTMKTLGDFFGDLGILAVCPFCRQFPKSVLQRHLPITFMSKILPWLEDHARIGHPTERRNRN is encoded by the coding sequence GTGGTTCTTTGCGCACATATCAGACTTGGTACCAAAAACCGCAGTATTCTATCGTTGGAAGCCCTTCGCCAGCATGGCCTTCATGTGGTTGGTGCGACATTCATTGGCAAGACCAATGATGACACGATGAAAACGCTTGGCGATTTTTTTGGCGATCTCGGTATTCTGGCCGTCTGTCCGTTCTGTCGTCAATTTCCAAAATCAGTATTACAAAGGCATTTGCCAATAACTTTCATGTCAAAGATTTTGCCGTGGCTTGAAGATCATGCTCGAATTGGCCATCCAACCGAGAGGCGAAATCGGAACTGA
- a CDS encoding UDP-glucose dehydrogenase family protein — translation MKVVMIGTGYVGLVSGVCFSEFGFDVTCVDVDQSKIDTLNKGEVPIFEPGLDTLLDRNTKAGRLTFTTNFDEAVSQADAIFIAVGTPSRRGDGEADLQYVWAAARQIANAAKPGVVIVTKSTVVVGTNRKVAEIIREENPDLDFSIASNPEFLREGSALEDFMRPDRVVVGVEDKRAEEVMRNLYRPLFLRETPIVFTGLEDAELIKYAANAFLAVKISFINEVANLCEQVGGNVQQVASAIGLDKRIGGKFLHAGPGFGGSCFPKDTRAFAATGEKFGAPQRLVEAVIEVNESRKANMAERVLAKLGPDPKGKTVCILGVAFKPNTDDVRESPTLAIIPILQEAGVIVRAHDPEGMDQAKPQLDNVIWCSDAYDAAEGADALALVTEWNEYRALDMNRLHDAMNGDVVVDMRNVYQPDNMRAKGFDYSSIGRA, via the coding sequence ATGAAGGTAGTGATGATTGGAACCGGCTATGTCGGTTTGGTGTCCGGTGTATGTTTTTCTGAATTTGGTTTTGACGTGACTTGTGTCGATGTCGATCAGAGTAAAATTGACACCCTCAATAAAGGTGAAGTGCCAATTTTTGAGCCTGGGCTCGATACATTGCTGGATCGCAACACCAAGGCTGGTCGCCTGACCTTTACCACCAATTTCGATGAAGCGGTTTCGCAAGCTGACGCGATTTTCATTGCTGTTGGTACCCCGTCGCGACGTGGAGATGGTGAAGCAGATTTGCAATATGTCTGGGCGGCTGCGCGTCAGATCGCCAATGCTGCCAAACCGGGCGTTGTGATTGTTACCAAGTCGACCGTTGTGGTCGGAACCAATCGTAAAGTTGCTGAAATTATCCGGGAGGAGAATCCGGATCTGGATTTCTCCATCGCCTCCAACCCGGAATTCCTTCGTGAAGGCTCGGCTCTTGAGGACTTCATGCGTCCTGATCGTGTGGTTGTGGGTGTCGAGGACAAGCGTGCCGAGGAGGTGATGCGTAATCTGTATCGCCCGCTCTTTCTTCGTGAAACGCCGATTGTTTTTACAGGTCTGGAGGATGCCGAACTGATCAAATATGCAGCCAATGCATTTCTGGCCGTTAAAATCTCTTTCATCAATGAAGTGGCCAATCTGTGTGAGCAGGTGGGTGGCAATGTTCAGCAAGTGGCATCAGCGATTGGTTTGGACAAGCGCATTGGCGGCAAGTTCCTTCATGCAGGTCCTGGCTTTGGTGGGTCCTGTTTCCCAAAAGATACGCGTGCGTTTGCAGCGACCGGGGAAAAATTTGGCGCGCCTCAGCGCCTTGTTGAGGCCGTGATTGAAGTGAATGAGAGCCGAAAAGCCAACATGGCCGAGCGTGTTCTTGCTAAATTGGGGCCAGATCCGAAAGGCAAGACGGTTTGCATTCTGGGTGTCGCATTCAAGCCCAATACCGATGATGTGCGTGAAAGCCCGACCCTTGCAATCATCCCGATCTTGCAGGAGGCCGGCGTGATTGTTCGGGCCCATGATCCGGAAGGTATGGATCAGGCAAAGCCGCAACTGGACAATGTCATCTGGTGCTCAGATGCATATGATGCGGCAGAAGGGGCGGATGCTTTGGCACTTGTGACCGAGTGGAACGAATATCGTGCGTTGGACATGAACCGTCTGCACGACGCCATGAATGGGGATGTCGTTGTTGATATGCGAAATGTCTATCAACCTGATAACATGCGAGCCAAAGGATTCGATTACAGCTCCATTGGTCGCGCCTGA
- a CDS encoding putative quinol monooxygenase → MPKRHSVIVTLTAKPEQKSALKKTLRSIQRELPQVDGCLDVRVLSHADKTGCFTLVEDWSSQSQHEAHIQTLTSNGDWAKLEALLREPVLANNYIPLETEDINS, encoded by the coding sequence TTGCCTAAGAGACATAGCGTTATTGTCACGCTTACTGCAAAGCCTGAACAAAAATCCGCTTTGAAAAAAACGTTGAGATCAATCCAACGCGAACTACCACAAGTCGACGGATGCCTGGACGTTCGGGTTTTATCACACGCGGATAAAACCGGCTGCTTTACGTTGGTTGAGGATTGGAGCAGTCAGAGCCAACATGAAGCCCATATCCAAACTCTAACAAGCAATGGAGATTGGGCAAAACTCGAAGCATTATTAAGAGAACCGGTATTGGCGAACAACTATATTCCATTGGAAACGGAAGACATAAATTCTTGA
- the ahcY gene encoding adenosylhomocysteinase, which yields MADFVVKDLSLADWGRKEIKIAETEMPGLMQTREEYGPSQPLKGAKITGSLHMTIQTAVLIETLQALGAEVRWATCNIFSTQDHAAAAIAATGTPVFAVKGESLEEYWDYVDRIFDWGNGEGPNLILDDGGDATMYILLGAKVDAGEDVLVNPENEEEEYVKAQIYKRAKATPGWFTKIRDGILGVSEETTTGVHRLYHLAKSGDLPFPAINVNDSVTKSKFDNLYGCRESLVDGIKRATDVMISGKVAVVAGFGDVGKGSAESLRSQGARVIVTEIDPICALQASMQGYEVTTMEDAVPQGDIFVTTTGNKDVITIEHMRGMKDRAIVCNIGHFDSEIQIGALKNYEWHNVKPQVDEVEFPDGTRIIVLAEGRLVNLGCATGHPSFVMSASFTNQTLAQMELWANHANYGKDVYVLPKALDEKVATLHLEKLGVKLTTLSKDQADYIGVPVDGPYKPEHYRY from the coding sequence ATGGCTGATTTTGTCGTTAAAGATCTGTCTCTGGCCGATTGGGGCCGTAAGGAAATCAAAATTGCAGAGACCGAAATGCCCGGTCTGATGCAGACCCGTGAAGAATATGGCCCATCGCAGCCATTGAAAGGTGCAAAGATCACCGGTTCTTTGCATATGACCATTCAAACCGCTGTCCTGATTGAAACTCTTCAAGCGCTTGGTGCGGAAGTTCGCTGGGCAACCTGTAACATCTTCTCTACCCAGGACCACGCTGCCGCCGCCATTGCAGCAACCGGAACCCCTGTCTTTGCCGTGAAAGGCGAGAGTTTGGAGGAATATTGGGATTATGTGGATCGCATCTTTGATTGGGGTAACGGCGAAGGCCCAAATCTGATCCTCGATGATGGCGGCGACGCCACCATGTATATTCTGCTGGGTGCCAAGGTTGATGCCGGTGAAGATGTTCTGGTGAATCCAGAAAATGAAGAAGAAGAATATGTAAAGGCACAAATCTATAAGCGTGCAAAGGCAACTCCGGGTTGGTTCACCAAGATCCGTGATGGCATTCTGGGTGTTTCCGAAGAGACCACCACCGGCGTGCATCGTCTCTACCATCTGGCAAAGTCTGGCGATCTGCCTTTCCCTGCCATCAATGTCAACGATTCCGTCACCAAGTCCAAGTTTGACAATCTCTATGGCTGTCGTGAGTCTCTGGTTGATGGCATCAAGCGCGCGACCGACGTGATGATTTCGGGTAAGGTTGCTGTGGTTGCAGGCTTTGGTGACGTTGGGAAGGGTTCCGCTGAATCCCTGCGCTCTCAGGGAGCTCGGGTGATCGTCACCGAAATCGACCCAATCTGCGCGCTGCAAGCATCCATGCAGGGTTATGAAGTCACCACCATGGAAGACGCTGTCCCTCAGGGCGATATTTTTGTGACCACCACCGGCAACAAAGATGTCATCACCATCGAACATATGCGTGGCATGAAAGACCGTGCAATCGTTTGTAACATTGGTCACTTCGATTCCGAGATCCAGATTGGCGCTCTGAAAAACTATGAATGGCACAATGTGAAGCCGCAGGTTGATGAAGTGGAATTCCCTGATGGAACACGCATCATTGTTCTGGCCGAAGGTCGTCTGGTAAATCTGGGCTGCGCAACTGGTCATCCTAGCTTTGTCATGTCCGCTTCCTTCACCAACCAGACTTTGGCACAGATGGAATTGTGGGCAAACCATGCCAATTATGGCAAGGATGTCTATGTTCTGCCAAAAGCACTGGATGAGAAAGTGGCAACCCTGCATCTGGAGAAACTTGGCGTAAAATTGACAACGCTGAGCAAAGACCAAGCTGACTATATCGGTGTGCCTGTGGATGGTCCTTACAAGCCAGAGCATTACCGCTATTAA
- a CDS encoding LysR family transcriptional regulator — protein MSFENERMNWDDLRLFLNIARAGGLTGAIAITGASAPTLSRRMTTLEQSLGITLFNRRQGGYTLTESGTELFDYAYAMDEQAQLISSWRNGFSETPTVKITAGSWTSIFLAKNLANSIGSLFGEAGPRIELITGASFLSFARKEADLGIRNQMPEQPGLVRQRIGLVRFAIYGSKEYLDRTPKAYGDLRYGQADWVITAMSGATGASSKWIIQRMDCRPRMVCANSNAMLEAVAEGMGLCILPCFVGEMHERLKRCSAPIEELTHTQWLVSHQENRKLPHIQKTSRALFSLFKKNRALFECDEALKNDSHS, from the coding sequence ATGTCTTTCGAAAATGAAAGAATGAATTGGGACGATCTACGTCTGTTTCTCAATATTGCGCGTGCTGGCGGACTCACAGGTGCTATTGCCATTACGGGTGCAAGTGCTCCAACTTTAAGTCGAAGAATGACGACATTGGAGCAGTCGTTAGGAATAACATTGTTCAATCGCAGGCAAGGAGGATACACCTTGACCGAAAGTGGAACAGAACTCTTTGACTATGCGTATGCCATGGATGAACAGGCACAACTGATTTCATCGTGGCGCAATGGTTTCAGTGAGACACCCACCGTGAAAATTACGGCTGGAAGTTGGACAAGCATATTCCTTGCAAAGAATTTGGCTAACTCCATCGGTTCGTTGTTTGGAGAAGCTGGACCAAGAATTGAATTGATCACCGGAGCCTCTTTTTTGAGTTTTGCAAGAAAGGAAGCAGATCTCGGAATCCGAAACCAGATGCCGGAGCAACCGGGTTTGGTGCGTCAACGTATCGGTCTTGTGCGTTTTGCCATCTATGGCTCCAAAGAATATCTGGACCGGACCCCCAAGGCATACGGAGATCTTCGATATGGCCAAGCCGATTGGGTCATAACGGCTATGAGTGGTGCTACAGGAGCGTCATCGAAATGGATCATTCAGCGTATGGACTGCCGGCCACGTATGGTTTGCGCCAACTCCAATGCCATGCTGGAGGCCGTTGCCGAAGGTATGGGGCTATGCATATTGCCCTGCTTTGTCGGGGAAATGCATGAGCGGCTGAAGCGCTGTAGCGCGCCGATTGAAGAACTGACCCACACCCAATGGCTTGTTAGCCACCAGGAAAACAGGAAGTTGCCACATATTCAAAAAACATCGCGAGCGCTTTTTTCGCTCTTCAAGAAAAACAGAGCGCTTTTTGAATGTGACGAGGCTTTGAAAAATGATTCTCACAGTTAA